A window from Telopea speciosissima isolate NSW1024214 ecotype Mountain lineage chromosome 8, Tspe_v1, whole genome shotgun sequence encodes these proteins:
- the LOC122672804 gene encoding scarecrow-like protein 3, protein MAGMAQDEGSSSVTSSPLQFFSLMSLSPSLGSPYPWLRELKSEERGLYLIHLLLSCANHVASGSLENANIALEQISHLASPDGDTMQRIASYFTEALADRILKAWPGLHKALNSTRISSLSDRIIVRKLFFELCPFLKVSYLITNQAIIEAMEGEKMVHIIDLNAVEPAQWIALLQVLSARREGPPHLRITGIHEQKEVLEQTALRLTEEAEKLDIPFQFNPVVSKLENLDVESLRVKTGEALAISSVLQLHSLLASDDEILRKKSPTAYKNLNSVHLQRVLQMNQGSVGELLDKDLTNGYSPSPDSASSSPLSGTGSAKIESFLTALWGLSPKVMVVTEQESNHNGSTLMERHLEALYYYASLFDCLESTLSRASMERMKVEKMHFGEEIKNIIACEGSERKERHEKLDKWIQRLDFAGFGRVPLSYYALLQAKRLLQTYGCDGYKIKEENGCLVICWQDRALFAVSAWKCSRYD, encoded by the coding sequence ATGGCAGGAATGGCTCAAGATGAGGGATCATCGTCTGTAACTTCATCACcccttcagttcttctccttgATGTCTCTCTCCCCCAGCTTAGGTTCACCTTACCCATGGCTCAGAGAGCTCAAATCTGAGGAGCGTGGCTTGTATCTGATCCATCTGTTGTTGTCCTGTGCCAACCATGTCGCTTCTGGTAGCCTCGAGAATGCGAATATCGCACTCGAGCAAATCTCACACCTTGCCTCACCTGATGGCGACACTATGCAGCGCATTGCTTCCTACTTTACCGAGGCCCTTGCTGATCGGATTCTCAAGGCCTGGCCTGGCCTGCACAAAGCCCTCAATTCCACAAGAATATCTTCGCTCTCGGACAGAATTATTGTTCGAAAATTGTTCTTTGAGCTCTGTCCCTTCTTGAAGGTTTCCTATTTGATCACCAACCAGGCCATCATTGAAGCTATGGAAGGGGAGAAGATGGTTCACATCATTGATCTCAACGCTGTGGAGCCTGCGCAGTGGATTGCACTCCTTCAGGTCTTGAGTGCACGAAGGGAAGGCCCTCCCCATTTGAGAATTACAGGCATTCATGAACAGAAGGAGGTACTGGAACAAACAGCTCTTCGTTTGACTGAAGAAGCTGAGAAATTGGATATCCCATTTCAATTCAATCCTGTAGTTAGCAAATTAGAGAATCTTGATGTTGAAAGCTTGCGTGTTAAGACCGGAGAGGCTTTGGCAATCAGCTCTGTCCTTCAACTGCATTCCCTCTTGGCATCCGATGATGAAATCCTCAGGAAGAAATCCCCAACTGCTTACAAGAATTTGAATTCAGTTCACCTGCAGAGGGTCTTGCAGATGAACCAGGGCAGTGTGGGGGAATTGCTCGATAAAGATTTGACCAATGGGTACAGCCCAAGTCCAGATTCAGCATCATCATCTCCGTTATCTGGGACTGGTTCAGCAAAGATAGAGAGCTTCCTCACTGCCCTTTGGGGGCTATCACCAAAAGTAATGGTAGTTACCGAGCAAGAATCGAACCATAATGGATCAACCTTGATGGAGAGACACTTGGAAGCACTTTACTATTATGCATCACTCTTTGATTGCTTGGAATCAACATTATCGAGGGCTTCAATGGAGCGAATGAAAGTAGAGAAGATGCACTTTGGGGAAGAAATTAAGAATATTATTGCATGTGAGGGATCTGAGAGGAAGGAAAGGCATGAGAAGCTTGATAAGTGGATCCAGAGGCTGGATTTCGCAGGGTTTGGAAGGGTGCCTTTGAGCTACTATGCTCTGTTGCAAGCAAAGAGACTGCTGCAAACCTATGGTTGTGATGGATATAAGATTAAAGAAGAGAACGGCTGTTTGGTAATTTGCTGGCAAGATCGAGCCCTGTTTGCAGTTTCAGCTTGGAAGTGTAGCAGGTACGATTGA